From a single Bryobacter aggregatus MPL3 genomic region:
- the map gene encoding type I methionyl aminopeptidase: MAIIRKSLSEMEKMRKSGLLVYQILSEVSKLVQEGVTTMDLEVVAEKMIRDAGAKSAFKGYYSEAAGTKFPYVLCTSVNEVVVHGMPSAKRQLKKGDIVSIDTGLQLDGYFGDSAVTVPVGEIPAATQKLLAVTKESLELAIQQAQPGNRLFDISRTVEEHVVKNGFTVVREFVGHGIGTKLHEEPQVPNYVDRQQENPKLKEGMVLAIEPMVNLGKPETNVLSDKWTAVATDGKPSAHFEHVVAITANGPWVLTRP, from the coding sequence ATGGAAAAGATGCGGAAGTCGGGATTGCTGGTCTATCAGATCCTGAGTGAAGTGTCGAAGCTGGTCCAAGAGGGCGTAACGACGATGGATCTCGAAGTCGTCGCCGAAAAGATGATCCGCGATGCGGGCGCAAAATCCGCCTTCAAGGGTTATTACTCGGAGGCAGCGGGGACGAAATTCCCCTATGTGCTGTGTACGTCGGTGAATGAAGTGGTGGTCCATGGCATGCCCTCGGCCAAGCGCCAGTTGAAGAAAGGCGATATCGTCTCAATCGATACCGGCCTGCAACTGGATGGATATTTTGGCGACTCGGCGGTGACGGTCCCAGTCGGGGAGATTCCGGCAGCAACGCAGAAGTTGCTCGCTGTGACGAAAGAGTCTCTCGAACTGGCGATCCAACAAGCACAGCCGGGCAACCGCCTGTTCGACATCAGCCGTACGGTGGAAGAGCATGTGGTCAAGAACGGTTTTACCGTGGTTCGCGAATTTGTGGGCCATGGAATTGGAACGAAGCTGCACGAGGAACCGCAGGTACCGAACTATGTGGATCGGCAGCAGGAGAACCCGAAGTTGAAGGAAGGCATGGTTCTCGCCATCGAGCCGATGGTGAACCTGGGCAAGCCGGAAACGAATGTTCTCAGCGATAAGTGGACGGCTGTGGCCACCGATGGGAAACCTTCGGCACACTTTGAGCATGTTGTGGCGATCACGGCGAATGGTCCGTGGGTTCTGACGAGGCCCTAG